From a single Populus nigra chromosome 18, ddPopNigr1.1, whole genome shotgun sequence genomic region:
- the LOC133678290 gene encoding HVA22-like protein e produces the protein MGRLVTFLTHVHTISGPVLMLLYPLYASVVAIESPSREDDKQWLAYWILYSFLTLTEMLLQSLLEWIPIWYSLKLVLAAWLVLPQFKGAAFVYERYVREHITKFIGVQDHQFSHTESPIASGSGGKGKKRSVQFATPD, from the exons ATGGGTCGTTTAGTGACTTTTCTCACTCACGTTCACACAATATCTGG GCCAGTGTTGATGTTGCTATACCCCTT GTATGCATCAGTGGTTGCTATAGAGAGTCCATCGAGAGAGGATGATAAGCAGTGGCTTGCTTATTGGATCTTATATTCATTTCTTACTCTTACAGAGATGCTGCTCCAATCCCTTTTAGAGTG GATTCCCATATGGTACTCTTTGAAACTGGTGTTGGCAGCATGGTTGGTTCTACCACAGTTCAAGGGGGCAGCTTTCGTTTATGAAAGGTATGTGAGAGAGCATATCACGAAATTTATTGGGGTACAAGATCATCAGTTTTCCCATACCGAGTCCCCCATTGCCAGCGGTAGTGGTGGCAAAGGCAAGAAGAGGTCTGTTCAGTTCGCAACCCCCGATTAA
- the LOC133678831 gene encoding uncharacterized protein LOC133678831, which produces MDLIKLREIHAVNKSKKHQLLDNFFLYSLTVLACTLFCSSPFWFPCLFDSVKLFLFGSPPKLGSVFLSPKFIFIVGNLIIFVLVGESKFFTSNSPSATDVYYDEYIDHKRSLQTASSVEQKKETNMGKSSKEKRSRTCENGEKNEGKGMAEGNLKVHEERKDLQEDALSLPTEELNKRAEDFIARVNRQRMLEAGL; this is translated from the coding sequence atggATCTCATTAAGCTAAGAGAGATTCATGCAGTTAACAAGTCCAAGAAGCATCAACTTCTTGACAATTTTTTCCTGTACTCTTTGACTGTCTTGGCCTGTACTCTTTTCTGTTCTAGCCCCTTTTGGTTTCCCTGCCTATTTGATTCCGTGAAGCTCTTTCTCTTCGGCTCTCCTCCAAAACTAGGTTCTGTTTTCCTCAGCCCCAAGTTCATTTTCATAGTTGGAAACCTTATAATCTTTGTCCTTGTTGGAGAGTCCaagttctttacttcaaattctCCATCAGCTACTGATGTTTACTATGATGAGTACATTGACCACAAAAGGAGCCTTCAAACAGCTTCCAGTGTTGAacagaagaaagagacaaacaTGGGGAAATCTTCCAAAGAAAAACGTAGCAGAACTTGCGAAAACGGAGAAAAGAATGAAGGGAAAGGAATGGCTGAAGGAAACTTGAAAGTACACGAGGAAAGAAAGGATTTACAAGAAGACGCCCTCAGTTTGCCTACAGAGGAATTGAACAAAAGGGCTGAAGACTTCATTGCAAGGGTTAACAGACAAAGGATGCTTGAAGCTGGGCTATGA
- the LOC133678119 gene encoding 11-beta-hydroxysteroid dehydrogenase A-like, with product MDLIHKVMNIVLPPITLTLLLLFLPPFLVFKFISCIKRYITSEKVAGKVVLITGASSGIGEYLAYEYARRGACLALAARREERLRAVADKARMLGSPDVIVISSDISKVEDCERFITEAVNHFGRLDHLVNNAGIVQIDMFEHCKEISDCAILMNTNFWGSVYVTRFAIPHLRKSKGRIVGISSIAGWCSVPRMSFYCASKAAVTSFYETLAAEFGPDIGITIVTPGVVESEMTQGDFISKSTERCAEAIVNSACRGDRYLVEPSWTRMSFLLKVLCPEVMEWYLHQVLAARTSKKSN from the exons ATGGATTTGATTCACAAGGTCATGAACATTGTACTTCCTCCTATAACATTGACACTGCTACTTCTCTTCTTGCCGCCGTTTCTTGTTTTCAAGTTTATAAGTTGCATTAAAAGATATATAACCAGTGAAAAGGTGGCTGGAAAAGTAGTTCTAATCACTGGGGCATCTTCAGGCATTGGCGAG TATCTTGCATATGAGTATGCTAGGAGAGGAGCATGTTTAGCCCTTGCTGCCAGAAGAGAGGAGCGTCTTCGAGCAGTTGCAGATAAAGCGCGGATGCTGGGATCACCGGATGTTATAGTCATCTCTAGTGACATTTCAAAGGTTGAAGACTGCGAGCGGTTTATTACTGAGGCAGTGAATCATTTTGGCCGAT TGGATCATCTGGTGAACAATGCTGGTATTGTTCAAATTGACATGTTTGAGCATTGCAAGGAAATCTCGGATTGTGCAATACTTATG AATACAAATTTCTGGGGTTCTGTATATGTCACCCGTTTCGCTATTCCACACCTAAGAAAAAGTAAAGGGAGGATCGTAGGGATTTCTTCAATTGCTGGATGGTGCTCAGTACCGAGGATGAGCTTCTACTGT GCAAGCAAGGCAGCCGTAACAAGTTTTTATGAGACACTAGCTGCTGAATTTGGTCCGGATATTGGAATAACAATAGTCACTCCTGGTGTAGTTGAGTCAGAAATGACCCAAGGTGATTTTATATCAAAG TCAACTGAAAGGTGTGCTGAAGCAATCGTAAACAGTGCTTGCCGAGGAGACAGATACTTGGTAGAGCCGTCTTGGACAAGGATGTCGTTTCTGCTGAAGGTCCTTTGTCCTGAAGTGATGGAGTGGTACTTGCACCAGGTATTGGCAGCTAGGACTTCAAAGAAAAGTAACTAG
- the LOC133678062 gene encoding 11-beta-hydroxysteroid dehydrogenase A-like, with protein sequence MDMTRKLMNILLPPIALIVLLLILPPYLVLKFLGLIKGFTAYSEDVAGKVVLITGASSGIGEQIAYQYARRGARLALVARREDRLRGVASEARKMGSPDVIMIRADVSKVEDCKRFVDEEIRHFGQLDHLVNNAGIPCVCLLEEAPNISDLNSVVDTNFWGSVYGTYFAVPYLRKSQGKIIVISSAAGRFHSPGASIYGASKAALISLYESLRIEFGSDIGITIVTPGLVKSEMTSGDIPIESTEDCAKAIVDSACRGDRDLVEPSWVGILFLFKLLCPEVLEWCLHWLFSSAPRNLKKAA encoded by the exons ATGGATATGACTAGAAAGTTAATGAATATTTTACTTCCTCCTATAGCACTCATTGTGCTTCTTTTAATCTTGCCACCATATCTTGTTCTCAAGTTTCTTGGTCTCATAAAAGGATTTACTGCATACAGCGAAGACGTGGCCGGAAAAGTAGTGCTTATAACTGGAGCATCTTCCGGCATTGGTGAG caAATTGCATACCAATATGCAAGGAGAGGAGCTCGTTTAGCACTCGTTGCTAGAAGAGAAGATCGTCTTCGAGGAGTTGCAAGTGAAGCCAGGAAGATGGGTTCGCCAGATGTTATAATGATACGTGCAGATGTTTCCAAGGTTGAAGATTGCAAGAGATTTGTTGATGAGGAAATAAGACATTTTGGACAGT TGGATCATCTGGTGAATAATGCTGGGATTCCTTGTGTTTGCTTGTTAGAAGAAGCTCCCAACATATCTGATTTGAATTCTGTAGTG GACACAAATTTCTGGGGCTCGGTGTATGGCACTTATTTTGCAGTTCCATACCTAAGAAAAAGTCAAGGGAAAATTATCGTCATCTCTTCAGCTGCTGGACGTTTCCATAGTCCAGGAGCAAGCATATACGGT GCAAGCAAAGCAGCCTTAATAAGCCTGTATGAATCACTGAGGATTGAATTTGGTTCAGATATTGGAATAACAATTGTGACTCCTGGGCTTGTGAAGTCAGAAATGACCTCAGGCGA CATCCCAATTGAATCAACTGAGGATTGTGCTAAAGCAATTGTGGACAGCGCTTGCCGTGGAGACAGGGACTTGGTAGAGCCATCATGGGTAGGGATACTTTTCCTGTTCAAGCTGCTTTGTCCTGAAGTCCTGGAATGGTGTCTCCACTGGCTATTCTCCTCTGCACCAAGGAATCTCAAGAAGGCTGCATAG